One part of the Janthinobacterium sp. 17J80-10 genome encodes these proteins:
- a CDS encoding exonuclease domain-containing protein gives MLARLFARHRFALSLTLLSALQIAVAGALLLIFTRVPDSGQRNALLAALAFFLLLALGLGLRFVFRAYIFPLARLGEEIVLLKNNPAHRVMPQGGAAVRTLGATLNDLGATCQALQEDSEARIALAGRELAQERTRLAALMAELSVGVLVCNIEGRILLYNRHARQLLMRGKGAGEAPDSAPLGLGRSLFGLVERGLVVHALEQIQHRLHQQHDTEEPDAHNAAKAEVSSRFIAPLASGFLVRARMAPVLDESGKLGGFVLVLEDITREVEADSRRDALLQAFNRDARSALANLRAAVETVQAFPEMDGARRERFISVIEEESQRLARGVERALNEYGSEFEGRREFEEMRAEDLLGLLVRRLDSPALRVQPATAASGNGGNPAADADAGLWLAVDSYALSQALAHWCRQMADATQVREIFLGVRRDGGLARFEFGWMGAEPGAALLQSWEQASPAGDAGGEAMSIGAVLARHAGESVYRYDAGSASSRYCLLLPASAAPAPLAIAFRGEGRPVFYDFDLFQQAGQDAALDSLPLAQISYTVFDTETTGLYPAAGDEIISIGAVRIVNGRLLQQENFDRMIRPRCPVSAESVAIHGITEDMLAGHPRVEQVLPQFQRFVEDTVLVAHNAAFDLRFLQMQEAQTGVRFGQQVLDTLLLSQVIHPHQLEHTLEAIAARLGVTVVGRHTALGDAIVTAEVFLRMLPLLADKGIRTFGEARDAERQTRYARLRY, from the coding sequence ATGCTTGCGCGCCTTTTTGCCCGCCACCGCTTTGCCTTGTCGCTCACACTGCTGTCTGCGCTGCAGATCGCAGTTGCCGGCGCATTACTGCTGATTTTCACGCGGGTGCCGGACAGCGGGCAACGCAATGCGCTGCTGGCGGCCCTGGCGTTTTTTTTGCTGCTGGCACTTGGCCTTGGCCTGCGCTTCGTGTTTCGCGCCTATATTTTTCCTCTGGCAAGGCTGGGGGAAGAGATCGTTTTATTGAAAAATAATCCAGCCCATCGTGTCATGCCGCAGGGCGGTGCGGCGGTGCGAACGCTGGGCGCAACGCTCAACGATCTTGGCGCCACCTGCCAGGCCCTGCAGGAAGACAGCGAGGCAAGGATTGCCCTTGCCGGACGCGAGCTTGCCCAGGAAAGGACGCGCCTTGCCGCGCTGATGGCGGAGCTGTCGGTGGGTGTGCTGGTATGTAATATCGAGGGGAGGATCCTGCTCTACAACCGACACGCGCGGCAATTACTCATGCGCGGGAAGGGCGCAGGCGAGGCGCCGGATTCGGCGCCCCTGGGCCTCGGGCGCTCGCTGTTCGGACTTGTCGAGCGCGGCCTGGTGGTGCATGCGCTTGAGCAGATCCAGCATCGGCTGCATCAACAGCACGATACCGAAGAGCCCGATGCGCACAATGCGGCAAAGGCCGAGGTGTCATCGCGCTTCATCGCGCCGCTGGCCAGCGGTTTTCTGGTACGCGCGAGAATGGCCCCGGTGCTCGACGAATCCGGCAAGCTGGGCGGTTTCGTGCTGGTGCTGGAAGACATTACACGCGAGGTGGAAGCCGACAGCCGGCGCGATGCATTGCTGCAGGCATTTAACCGCGATGCGCGCTCGGCACTGGCTAATTTGCGGGCGGCGGTGGAAACGGTGCAGGCCTTTCCGGAAATGGATGGCGCGCGTCGCGAACGGTTCATCAGCGTCATCGAAGAGGAGTCGCAACGCCTGGCGCGCGGTGTCGAACGTGCGCTCAACGAGTACGGAAGCGAATTCGAGGGGCGCCGCGAGTTCGAGGAAATGCGCGCCGAAGATCTTCTCGGCTTGCTCGTTCGCCGGCTCGATTCGCCTGCGCTGCGCGTTCAGCCGGCAACGGCGGCAAGCGGCAACGGCGGCAATCCGGCAGCGGATGCCGATGCCGGACTCTGGCTTGCGGTCGACAGCTACGCCCTGAGCCAGGCGCTGGCGCACTGGTGCCGGCAGATGGCCGATGCGACGCAGGTTCGCGAGATTTTCCTGGGCGTGCGGCGGGATGGCGGGCTGGCGCGATTTGAATTCGGCTGGATGGGGGCGGAGCCCGGTGCGGCGCTGCTGCAGTCCTGGGAGCAGGCGTCGCCGGCCGGCGATGCCGGGGGCGAAGCAATGAGTATCGGCGCGGTCCTGGCGCGTCACGCCGGCGAGTCGGTGTACCGCTATGACGCAGGTAGCGCAAGCTCGCGCTATTGCCTGTTGCTGCCGGCAAGCGCTGCGCCGGCGCCGCTGGCAATTGCGTTCCGGGGAGAGGGCAGGCCGGTATTTTACGATTTCGACTTGTTCCAGCAAGCCGGACAGGATGCCGCGCTCGACAGCTTGCCACTTGCGCAAATCAGCTACACCGTATTCGATACGGAGACGACCGGTCTTTACCCTGCCGCCGGGGATGAAATCATTTCCATCGGCGCTGTTCGCATCGTCAACGGGCGCCTGCTGCAGCAGGAGAATTTCGATCGCATGATACGACCGCGCTGCCCGGTGTCGGCGGAGTCTGTCGCCATTCATGGCATCACCGAAGACATGCTTGCAGGCCATCCGCGGGTCGAGCAGGTGCTGCCGCAATTCCAGCGTTTTGTCGAAGATACTGTGCTGGTGGCGCACAATGCGGCGTTCGACCTGCGCTTCCTGCAAATGCAGGAAGCGCAGACCGGCGTGCGCTTCGGGCAGCAGGTGCTCGACACCTTGCTGCTCTCGCAGGTGATCCATCCGCATCAGCTCGAGCATACCCTGGAAGCCATCGCTGCCCGCCTGGGTGTGACGGTCGTCGGCCGCCACACGGCGCTGGGCGATGCGATTGTCACTGCGGAAGTGTTTCTGCGCATGCTGCCGCTGCTGGCCGATAAAGGCATCCGTACGTTCGGTGAGGCGCGCGATGCCGAGCGGCAGACCAGATATGCGCGCCTGCGCTATTGA
- a CDS encoding response regulator, translating into MRRRILIVDDEPNIVLSLEFLMQQSGYEVAVARDGAEALERMHSFQPDLVLLDVMMPVLNGFEVCQKIRENSAWTAVKIVMLSAKGRESEVSKGLALGADAYVTKPFSTKELVQRVAGMMAED; encoded by the coding sequence ATGAGACGCAGAATACTGATCGTGGACGATGAGCCCAATATCGTGCTTTCGCTGGAGTTTCTCATGCAGCAGAGCGGTTATGAAGTGGCGGTCGCACGCGATGGCGCTGAAGCGCTGGAGCGGATGCATTCTTTTCAGCCCGACCTGGTCTTACTTGACGTCATGATGCCAGTTCTTAATGGTTTCGAAGTCTGCCAGAAAATCCGCGAGAACAGCGCCTGGACTGCAGTCAAGATCGTGATGCTGTCGGCCAAGGGGCGGGAGTCGGAAGTGAGCAAGGGCCTCGCCCTGGGCGCTGATGCTTATGTGACCAAGCCGTTTTCTACCAAGGAACTTGTCCAGCGCGTGGCTGGCATGATGGCGGAAGACTGA
- a CDS encoding DUF294 nucleotidyltransferase-like domain-containing protein, with the protein MQDSVDFDPAAAFGNDRDGAHAFAIEMRSLDAALAAASDGAALQRVAAEMRALVHRAFDALPAEFLTRLISALSDALTQRVIALACAEARQGQPHWCWIALGSEGRQEQTFSSDQDNAIIFADGDNPDAQRELLLPLALRVNLMLADCGFPLCRGQIMASNPQCCLSLQEWKARFMEWMIEGDTQALLNASIFFDFRLLYGNSTLTGTLGGWLSANAADNPRFLLQMAENALRRQAPLGLLRDFVVERHGDFAGTIDLKLQAATLFVDAARVYGLACGNHASNTADRLRRAAQAAMLEPDEVETWIRAFYFIELLRLKCQHASAARGEAMHNHVAPAQLAKSERHALLDALQQARALQQCLAHAHLGGAHA; encoded by the coding sequence ATGCAGGATAGTGTCGACTTCGATCCAGCGGCTGCCTTTGGCAACGACAGGGATGGCGCGCACGCATTTGCCATTGAAATGCGCAGCCTGGATGCCGCGCTTGCCGCTGCTTCGGACGGCGCCGCGCTGCAACGGGTTGCCGCTGAAATGCGCGCCCTGGTGCACCGTGCGTTTGACGCGCTGCCTGCCGAATTCCTGACGCGCCTGATTTCCGCACTGAGCGATGCGCTGACGCAGCGGGTGATTGCACTGGCCTGCGCAGAGGCGCGGCAAGGCCAGCCGCACTGGTGCTGGATTGCACTGGGCAGCGAAGGCCGGCAAGAACAGACTTTTTCCAGCGACCAGGACAACGCCATTATTTTTGCCGATGGCGATAATCCCGACGCGCAGCGCGAGCTGCTTTTGCCGCTGGCGTTGCGCGTCAACCTGATGCTGGCCGACTGTGGCTTTCCCTTGTGCCGCGGGCAGATCATGGCCAGCAATCCGCAATGCTGCCTGAGCTTGCAGGAGTGGAAGGCGCGTTTCATGGAGTGGATGATCGAAGGCGACACCCAGGCATTGCTCAATGCCAGCATTTTTTTCGATTTTCGCCTGTTATACGGTAACAGCACACTCACAGGCACCCTGGGCGGCTGGCTATCGGCGAATGCCGCGGACAATCCGCGCTTCCTGCTGCAAATGGCCGAAAATGCCTTGCGGCGCCAGGCGCCGCTGGGTTTGCTGCGCGACTTCGTGGTCGAACGCCACGGCGATTTCGCCGGCACCATCGACCTGAAGTTGCAGGCCGCGACGCTGTTCGTGGATGCGGCCCGCGTCTATGGCCTAGCGTGTGGCAATCATGCCAGCAATACGGCCGATCGCCTGCGGCGGGCGGCGCAAGCGGCGATGCTGGAGCCGGATGAGGTCGAGACGTGGATCCGGGCCTTCTATTTTATCGAACTGTTGCGCCTGAAATGCCAGCATGCCAGCGCGGCGCGAGGCGAAGCAATGCATAACCATGTCGCTCCGGCGCAGCTGGCAAAATCCGAGCGGCATGCCTTGCTCGATGCCTTGCAACAGGCACGGGCGTTGCAGCAGTGCCTGGCGCATGCCCATCTGGGCGGCGCACACGCCTGA